In Spiroplasma floricola 23-6, the DNA window TTGTTGTCATTTCTTCTTCTTACTATTAATTTAGTAGAAGCTTTCTTTTTATCACGTGTTTTAACTCCAAGAGCTTTTTTACCTCATGGTGTTAATGGCGCTTTACGCCCAATTGGAGCACGACCTTCTCCCCCTCCGTGAGGGTGATCGATTGGGTTCATAACTGACCCACGAACTGTTGGTCTAATTCCTCTTCAACGGTTTCTTCCAGCTTTTCCTCAGTTTACTAAGTTATATTCTTCATTTCCTACTTCACCAATTGTTGCATAACACTCAGCAAGTACTTTTCTAACTTCTCCTGAACCTAAACGTAAAGTGATGTATTTTCCATCTTCATCTTTACCTAAAATTTGTACTGAACTTCCAGCACTACGTGCTATTTGTCCACCTTTTCCTGGTCTTAATTCAACATTGTGAATTAATGTTCCTTCAGGAATATTTTTTAATGGTGCAGCATTACCTACTTTAATATCGGCATGTTCACCTGCAATAATTTCTTGACCCACTTGCATTCCTTTTGCAAATAAGATGTATCTTTTTTCACCATCAATATAATTAACTAAACAAATAAATGAGTTTCTATTTGGATCATATTCAATAGTTGCGATTTTTCCAGCAATATCTAATTTATTACGTTTAAAATCAATGATACGATATTTTCTTTTATGTCCTCCACCTTTATGGCGAGTTGTTATTTGACCATGATTATTTCTTCCAGCCTTTTCATTTAGTTTAGAAACTAATGAACTTTCAGGCTTTGAAGTTGTAAGGATACTATAATCTAAGCTAGTCATGTTTCTGCGACCATTAGTCGTAGGCTTATATTTTTTGATTGGCATAATATATCCTCCTGTTTTCGCCTAATCTCTTTTCTTTCCTTATAAATTAATTTTATAAGTCTGATAAGATATCTAATTTTTCTCCATCTTTTAGTACAATGATGGCTTTTTTGAAACTTGCTGTTTTACCAACAAATTTACCCATTCTTTTATCTTTTCCATCATAGTTCATAGTTCTTACATCTTTAACTTTAACTTGAAAGATTTCTTCGAATGTTTTTTTAATTAATGATTTATTTGCTTTTTTATCAACAATAAATGTGTACGCACCATTTTGTTGACCTAAGTAAGTCTTTTCAGTTAACAAAGGTTTTTTAATAACTTGTGTTAAATGCATTATGCATACACCTCCTCGATTTTGTTTACAGTTTCTTCAGTAACAATTAATTTAGTTGCATTTAATAAATCAAAGATATTCATTTTTTGAAAATCTAAAGTTTTAACTCCTGGAATATTTCCAGCTGATTTAACAACTAATTCTTCATGTTCTTTAGTTACTATTAATGTTTTTTGATCTTCAGCTTTAATATTTTTCATTACACTTAACATTTCTTTTGTTGAAGGTTTTGAGAATGCAAATTTATCCAATATTACTAAATTTGCTTCTTTTGCTTTAATACTTAAAGCACTTCTAATTGCTAATTGTCTAACTTTTTTATTAACAGCTTTTTTGTAGTTAATATTTGGTGTAGGACCAAAAGTTACTCCCCCACCTCTTCATTGTGGAGCTCTAATAGAACCTTGACGAGCACGTCCTGTTCCTTTTTGTCTTCAAGGTTTTCTACCTCCACCACGTACTTCAGCTCTAGTTTTTGTTTTTCTTGTTCCTTGTCTTAATGCAGCTTGTTGAGAAACAACTGTATCAAATATAGCTTGTTGATGAGGTTCAATACCTCAAACTTTATCGTTTAATGTAATTTCTTTAAGAGATGTTCCCTTAACATCTAAAACTTTTGCTTTCATGTTAAATTGTATCCTCCTAATTATTCAGCTACAGGAGCTGCTTCTTCTACTACTGGAGCAGCAGTTTGTTCAACTGGTGCTTTAGTAGCAGTGTTTCTTGATAACAATGAAACAGCTTCTTGTGCTTTTCTACCTTTAACGTTTTGTTTAATTACAACAAAGCCTTTTCTTGGACCAGGAACTGATCCTTTAACTAAAACTAAATTTCTTTCAGCATCGATTTTCACTACTTCTAAATTTTGAATTGTCACTTGTTCATGTCCCATGTGACCTGCCATTTTTTTAGATTTAAAAATTCTATTAATAATTGCACCCATTGATCCAATACCTCTGTGGTATCCTGAACCATGACCCATTGGCCCTCTTGAGTAATTATGTCTTTTAATTGCTCCTGCAAATCCTTTACCTTTTGATATACCTGTAACGTCCACAAATTCACCAGCGTTGAATACGTCGGCTGCATTTATAATTGCACCAGTTTCGTATCCTTCCATATCTCTGATTTCTTTTACGAAGCGCTTAGGTTCTGAGTTAACTTTTTTAAATTGACCCATATCAGGTTTATTTAATAAGTTAGCTCTTTTTGTAACAGTTCCCAATTTTAGTGCTTGGTATCCATCTTTTTCAACTGATTTTACTTGTAAAACTGTATTTTGTTCTACAAAAATAACAGTAACTGGAATTAATTTACCGTTTTCACTAAAAATCTGAGTCATCTCTAACTTACGTCCTAAGATTCCTTTCATGATATTTCCTCCTGTATTTTTTTTATGACTATTCATGTATATCTTGATTGTTTACTATAATTTAATTTCGATATTAACACCTGTTGGCAATTGAACTCTTGTTAATGAATCCATTGTTTTAGGTGTTGGTTCAACTATTTCAAGTATTCTTTTATGTGTTCTCATTTCGAACTGCTCTCTACTATCTTTGTATTTGTGAGTAGCTCTTAATATTGTAATAATTTGTTTTTCTGTTGGTAATGGAATAGGTCCACGAACTTTAGCTCCTGTTGATTCAGCTGCTTCAATAATTTTAGCAATTGATTGGTCAACAATGGCATGGTCGTAACCTTTTAATTTAATTTTAATTTTTTGTTGAGCCATTTGGTCCTCCTTCAACATTGACAACCCTTTTCAGTGTGTTGTCTTAATGAACACAAAATATACATGCTTTTCAATTATCACACAACAATGTTAGGAAAGCAATAGATTATTTAAAAAAATAATAAATAAATGTGAATTCTTTATTTATTAAAAAATAAAGTAAAAATCAACTTAAATAAGCTGATTTTCTTTATTTCATTAAAGATACTGGTGATTCTTTTCTAATTTTTCAAGTAGTAATTAGAATTGAAGTCACATAACTTGTTATTAACAGTATTGACGATATTAGTAATGCTCATCAACTTAATCCCAAAGGAATGGATCCTACATTTTTTCGAATATAAAATCCAGCTGACAGTACAATTGCAGCACTTCCACATATTCCCAAAACCATTGCTATTGCTGCTAGTATTGATAAAGTACCAAATGAGTATTTAATTACTTTTCAATTTGAATAACCTAGAGATTTCATAACAAGCATAAATTTTTTATATTGATTTACATATAAATCAGTAATTATTATCATTGATAAAGTTGCAGTTATGATGATTACTACAATAAAAGATATTCCTATTGTTAAAATTAAACCTGCAATTTGATTAATTAAAGCTTTTTGCTCTGTTAAAAACTCTACACTTTTCATTTCTAAACCATCATAATATTGGCTTCCTCCATTTAAAGTATACTCACCAACTCTAATAGTTTTAGAAAATGAGGCCTGACTTGTTAAAAAATAGGGCTCTTTTGATTGAGACATAATTCCTGTAAATCAACTAGAAGGTTCATAGTTTTTCTGTTCTCCTTCTCCTCAAATTTGTTCTTTTAAATCTCTTTGCACTAAATCTTTTGGTTTGTTTCATTCATAAGTTTTTATCTCTTCACCATTTAATAGCTTATAAGAAGATTTTTGTTGTTTTTCATAAACATAATTGTATGGCATATAAGAACTTGTTGAATAACCATGAAGTAGATTTGCTAATTTTTGATCTGTAAGTATTACATTACTTCCATAAACATCTACTGTTGAAACAGGAACTAAGTTTATATTAGTTGATCATTGCATTTTTATATCTTTATCAACTATTCCTGGTTTTGATTCTAGAAAATTCTGTCTATAGAATGAATTATAATATCTTAAAACATTTGCTATTTCTGTTCCAACCTCTCCTTGACCCTCATATGTTGAATCATAAGTTCATGAATAAGGTCTTATTCACATAAAATCATTGGCTGAATAATTTTTACCAACACTAGCTCTATTTCAATCATCAATTGTTTTTTGAGGAATTTTATTAGTATTGTTTAAATCATCAAATCATTTATGATTTTGAGCTCCAGCATTTAAAGCTGCCATACTATCTTTATATTCTTTGGGAATAATTAAAAATAAATTATCAAAAGTATAATATGGTCTTATCTCTGATTTTAATACTCCATTTTCATCATAATATAAATTAGCAAAAGCCATTGCATTTTCTGCAATTGATTTAGTTCTTGCTGTTCTGTCAAAGGCATATGAATCTTCATTATTATTTAAACCTTGTTCCTTATCATATATAAATGATCTTGCAAATGTAAATTTTGAAGTATCTAATGTAGAAGGGTCTAAAAAATTCTGTGCTGAATAAGTTTTTTTGTTCTCTTCTCTTTGTGAAGCTCAATCATTGTCATCATAAATTCAAGCACTATTTGGAATGTTTGTATTATCTTTTGACATTACTAACCTTTTGGAAACAAAATCATCAAGTTCAATTGAATTACTTTTTGATTTATTTAACGAAAATTTTGCTTGTTCATTCATAGTAACTGGTATATTTAATGTTCCATTTGAATAAAGTGTAAATCCATTTGCTGTTTCAATTGTTTGATTTTTATTTGTATCTATTCCCTTAATAATTTTTTCACTTTTCAATAAAGAATCTTGATCAATATACATTTTTTTAGAGTTATCTTTTAGCTTATAGGCTTTTTGATTTTCTTGAACTCCTGTTAGAGACATTTGTTTATCATTAGAAATAAAATTAGTAGTTGTATAAAAATCATCATCTCCTGGGATATAGTTCGTGAAAGTTCACCCAAAAGTATATTGATTATATCTATTTTCACTTTTATTTAAATAACTTTTTACATAACTTGGCGATTGACTTAAAATAGCAGATGTAATTTGGTTTTTTCAAGTACTATCTTCATTATTGTTAATCTCTGATGGGAAAATTGCTTTTAGAATTGGAGGCAATCCTTCTGAAAGAGTAGCTGTTAAATTATCTATTTTCTTTATTCTATCTTCAACACTTAAATGTTCATCACCTTCACTATGAGCCATTCATTCAATAATTCTTTGCATATCTGCTATATTTATAGCTCTTCCTAAAGTTTGAGGTAAGTTATTTCCAAAAATATACCCAACTAAATTTAACAGTGAGTCACTGGCAAGCATCTCTGTACTTCAATTAGCAGATAAATTTCCATTTGAATCTTTAGTATACATGAATTTTGGAATTAAAGAATAATCTGTATTTCCAGTAACTTCTGTAACTGAATCACTTAAATAATCTACTGTCCCATAGTTTCCTTTTACATTTCTTAAATATGACTCATAATAATCTACACCATTTCAAGCAGATAAAGTTGTTTTGGATAAAGGAGAATTACCAATAGGTTCAAAGTTCTCCATTTTATTAGAATATTTAACATTTTTATAATATGAAGTTACAGCTTTATTAACCATTCCAGGAATTGACATGGATGTTGTTATTAAAAGAGAAGAAATTAATATAGTTATTGTTGAAACTAGTGTTGGTTTCATACCACTAATTGCAAGTTCTATACTAAATTTAGTTGTGAATTTTGTATTTTTTGTTAATTTTAGTTTTAAGTTATCAACTCATTGGATTCTTTTAACACTCTCTTTTTTATTTATAATTTCAAGAACAGGTTTATTAATAAGAACTATTGCAGTTATATATGAAACCAAAATAGTAAGAACTCCAAACAATAATATTGAAACTCCCAATGATCAGCCATTAAAGTAAATACGATTGTAAGAGCCACCAGTATAAGATATAAATAACCTAGAAAATAATTCTTGAATTAAAGTTCCCATAAATCAAGATAAAGGAACAACAAATATTAATAGAATCAGCCCATATGAAATATATGAAAAAGCAATTTGTGAATTTCTTGCTCCTAAAGCTTTTAAAATCCCAATTTCTGAAGCATTGAATTTTATTGTTTTTCTTATAGCAATTAGTGTTGTTGCCAAACAAATTGATAAAATAATGGCACAAACTATGTATGAAATTGTAGAAAAAGTTTTTAAAGCTATTGGAGTTAACTCTCAGTTATATGAAAATACACTATTTTTATAGTTTTTAAAAGAGTAATTATAATCAATATAACTAGGAGTTACTTTTGAAATATTTTCGTTGTCTGCTTTTAAAAAATTAACATAATTATAATTCAATGATTTAAATAAATTAAGATTTTGTGATTTCTTATCTTTATCTTTAAATGTCAAAAATCTATAAACATTTGATGTTGTAACTTTCGCCTCATTTGAAGGAAGAATAAGATCTATAATATCTTTATTTATATATATTATTGCTCCTTTTTTATTATTTGGAAAAGGTATTGTTAAATCAGCAATAGGAAAATTAGTATAAGGATCAGCTGCAAAACCTGAAACTATTAAATTTGCAGCTCCAACTTTTATATTTGAACCTATTTGAATTTTATTTGAATGAGCATATTGAGAATTTAACAATATCTCATTTTTAGTTTTAGGTTTTCTACCATCATAAATGGTTACATTATCATCAATTCATTGATCCATTACAATCATTCTATAATGTTTTTCAGATGCATTATCTGAATAAATCATTTCTGTTCTTGAATAAACTTGTGCATCACTTACCAAACCAATTAATTTCTGTCTTATAAAATATGATGAAGCTATATCAGCATTTTGTAAATTGTAATTATCTTTTTTAATAAATCCTCTTTTATCTTTTAATTTATTTTCAATAAAATCACCATTATCAATTAACTTTAATCCATCAGCTTTATCTTTTACATTTCCATTTAAATCAACATGAGCTAATTGTCCTTTAGCTCCACTTAAATAAATATTATCTTCTTGTTTTAGATTTCTTGAAGAGTTATTAAAATCTTTAGAAATTAATCATGAATATAATACTTCTTTATTTGAACTAGTATCTTCTATTCCTAACTTACTTGATATTTTAAAAGTATTTAATACTTTTTCTTTTTGAGGCAAATCAATATTTTCTTTGATGGCTTCTTGCATATGATATTCAACATAATCATGAATCATTTTATTAATTTGTATTACTAAAGATAAAAAAGCAAAATCCATATAAGTATTTACTTCTCTAATGAATTCACTTTCTTGTGAATAGTCAAAATTATCATTTATTATAATATCTTTTGCTGAGAGCAATTCATTTTTAAAAAGCAACCCAAAAAGGGAGTTTTGTTTTTTTATACCATTTTGCTCTTCTACATCTTTTATTAACTCAGTTTTTAATATTTTTATTGTTGACTTACTAAATTCGCCCAATTGTTTAGCTATAAAGTTATTTTCATTTGTATAAACATCTAATGGAGAAAAGTTTCTATTAGTTCCCTTAGCATCATCTTTATCAAATTGATATCAATAGTTTGTTTCTCTCACATTATTTTTCTTTGAATCTAAACCATATGCATTATAGTATGGACTTTGATCTCATTCATTTCATTTATAATTGAATCAGCTTTGTGAATAATTATGATTATCTATTAATTTGTTAAAAGATAATTTAAAATCATTGCTTTCAAATGCTTTTGTAATAAAAGTTTCTTTTTCATTTTGTTTTGCAATATTTACATTGTATCCAACAGATTCACCTTTATATACTAAATATTCATCAGATATAAAATCCATTATTGGAACCATCATTTGACTTCCAGTAGCATTTGATGTTTCTAATGCTTTTTCATCATAATAATCAAATTTACTTGTTTTTTGCATAGTTTTATTATATTCATAT includes these proteins:
- the rpsJ gene encoding 30S ribosomal protein S10 — encoded protein: MAQQKIKIKLKGYDHAIVDQSIAKIIEAAESTGAKVRGPIPLPTEKQIITILRATHKYKDSREQFEMRTHKRILEIVEPTPKTMDSLTRVQLPTGVNIEIKL
- the rplW gene encoding 50S ribosomal protein L23, whose translation is MHLTQVIKKPLLTEKTYLGQQNGAYTFIVDKKANKSLIKKTFEEIFQVKVKDVRTMNYDGKDKRMGKFVGKTASFKKAIIVLKDGEKLDILSDL
- the rplB gene encoding 50S ribosomal protein L2 — protein: MPIKKYKPTTNGRRNMTSLDYSILTTSKPESSLVSKLNEKAGRNNHGQITTRHKGGGHKRKYRIIDFKRNKLDIAGKIATIEYDPNRNSFICLVNYIDGEKRYILFAKGMQVGQEIIAGEHADIKVGNAAPLKNIPEGTLIHNVELRPGKGGQIARSAGSSVQILGKDEDGKYITLRLGSGEVRKVLAECYATIGEVGNEEYNLVNWGKAGRNRWRGIRPTVRGSVMNPIDHPHGGGEGRAPIGRKAPLTPWGKKALGVKTRDKKKASTKLIVRRRNDNK
- a CDS encoding ABC transporter permease, producing MRKSNFFLLVKQGLKGVFRYKTQFILIVILGFFASLILSISNSISDRIRYEYNKTMQKTSKFDYYDEKALETSNATGSQMMVPIMDFISDEYLVYKGESVGYNVNIAKQNEKETFITKAFESNDFKLSFNKLIDNHNYSQSWFNYKWNEWDQSPYYNAYGLDSKKNNVRETNYWYQFDKDDAKGTNRNFSPLDVYTNENNFIAKQLGEFSKSTIKILKTELIKDVEEQNGIKKQNSLFGLLFKNELLSAKDIIINDNFDYSQESEFIREVNTYMDFAFLSLVIQINKMIHDYVEYHMQEAIKENIDLPQKEKVLNTFKISSKLGIEDTSSNKEVLYSWLISKDFNNSSRNLKQEDNIYLSGAKGQLAHVDLNGNVKDKADGLKLIDNGDFIENKLKDKRGFIKKDNYNLQNADIASSYFIRQKLIGLVSDAQVYSRTEMIYSDNASEKHYRMIVMDQWIDDNVTIYDGRKPKTKNEILLNSQYAHSNKIQIGSNIKVGAANLIVSGFAADPYTNFPIADLTIPFPNNKKGAIIYINKDIIDLILPSNEAKVTTSNVYRFLTFKDKDKKSQNLNLFKSLNYNYVNFLKADNENISKVTPSYIDYNYSFKNYKNSVFSYNWELTPIALKTFSTISYIVCAIILSICLATTLIAIRKTIKFNASEIGILKALGARNSQIAFSYISYGLILLIFVVPLSWFMGTLIQELFSRLFISYTGGSYNRIYFNGWSLGVSILLFGVLTILVSYITAIVLINKPVLEIINKKESVKRIQWVDNLKLKLTKNTKFTTKFSIELAISGMKPTLVSTITILISSLLITTSMSIPGMVNKAVTSYYKNVKYSNKMENFEPIGNSPLSKTTLSAWNGVDYYESYLRNVKGNYGTVDYLSDSVTEVTGNTDYSLIPKFMYTKDSNGNLSANWSTEMLASDSLLNLVGYIFGNNLPQTLGRAINIADMQRIIEWMAHSEGDEHLSVEDRIKKIDNLTATLSEGLPPILKAIFPSEINNNEDSTWKNQITSAILSQSPSYVKSYLNKSENRYNQYTFGWTFTNYIPGDDDFYTTTNFISNDKQMSLTGVQENQKAYKLKDNSKKMYIDQDSLLKSEKIIKGIDTNKNQTIETANGFTLYSNGTLNIPVTMNEQAKFSLNKSKSNSIELDDFVSKRLVMSKDNTNIPNSAWIYDDNDWASQREENKKTYSAQNFLDPSTLDTSKFTFARSFIYDKEQGLNNNEDSYAFDRTARTKSIAENAMAFANLYYDENGVLKSEIRPYYTFDNLFLIIPKEYKDSMAALNAGAQNHKWFDDLNNTNKIPQKTIDDWNRASVGKNYSANDFMWIRPYSWTYDSTYEGQGEVGTEIANVLRYYNSFYRQNFLESKPGIVDKDIKMQWSTNINLVPVSTVDVYGSNVILTDQKLANLLHGYSTSSYMPYNYVYEKQQKSSYKLLNGEEIKTYEWNKPKDLVQRDLKEQIWGEGEQKNYEPSSWFTGIMSQSKEPYFLTSQASFSKTIRVGEYTLNGGSQYYDGLEMKSVEFLTEQKALINQIAGLILTIGISFIVVIIITATLSMIIITDLYVNQYKKFMLVMKSLGYSNWKVIKYSFGTLSILAAIAMVLGICGSAAIVLSAGFYIRKNVGSIPLGLSWWALLISSILLITSYVTSILITTWKIRKESPVSLMK
- the rplD gene encoding 50S ribosomal protein L4; this encodes MKAKVLDVKGTSLKEITLNDKVWGIEPHQQAIFDTVVSQQAALRQGTRKTKTRAEVRGGGRKPWRQKGTGRARQGSIRAPQWRGGGVTFGPTPNINYKKAVNKKVRQLAIRSALSIKAKEANLVILDKFAFSKPSTKEMLSVMKNIKAEDQKTLIVTKEHEELVVKSAGNIPGVKTLDFQKMNIFDLLNATKLIVTEETVNKIEEVYA
- the rplC gene encoding 50S ribosomal protein L3; the protein is MKGILGRKLEMTQIFSENGKLIPVTVIFVEQNTVLQVKSVEKDGYQALKLGTVTKRANLLNKPDMGQFKKVNSEPKRFVKEIRDMEGYETGAIINAADVFNAGEFVDVTGISKGKGFAGAIKRHNYSRGPMGHGSGYHRGIGSMGAIINRIFKSKKMAGHMGHEQVTIQNLEVVKIDAERNLVLVKGSVPGPRKGFVVIKQNVKGRKAQEAVSLLSRNTATKAPVEQTAAPVVEEAAPVAE